In Sphingomonas phyllosphaerae 5.2, the following are encoded in one genomic region:
- a CDS encoding energy transducer TonB: protein MSVSMLALALAGQAATAAPAPAPPPPAPPPPAPPPPAPQSAQARFDAASLAAAEGRCSEAVRGFATLTVSRNPLLAATVDVRNGRCLVELGRVDEGKAAIARGLPVLVAKGEAFTGDVYDAHLTLGRAAQRGFDYDTAAREYRTAVELVKGGARIPVLLRLAQVTMFDRDGRALAAAEEARTLALAEPDLGKKNLAAVQTVHARVLLNEGRTREAYAELKDSLAKQGGLTSRVGASDITTRSDLAIAALKNKDRDNARLYLAYTGAGRMRDTPFTTAAAMNPPACGEGGLLPEDEAIVEFSLESDGHVAGVAPIYTNGGRAKALAFARAVADWSWRAEDAAKIPPLFRYTTRVELRCVKADGAPGTMRPLAEAFDAWLADKGAGTPAWDERPAALALPMQRAALAAATAKRDAAAQLQAALALGGNPVVDGKEKPAFYATARAAAASLSPPVPARTFVAIAAPEDDDEHGDARRTRLRTLLAQPDVARDPLSAATLRLLIAQPDYRKGPPADAGALLAAVSGDAALPARHPLKIAALLAEANVLAAKGDLPGARAVFDRTGLTAEQCATIGVQPAVQRMSAGASDFPMEAQRLGFEGWVRTAFDIAADGRTVAPRAVIAYPPFIFDEAANGIIRGARFSSTFRPEGALACSGQQQSVRFLLPGG, encoded by the coding sequence ATGTCCGTATCCATGCTCGCGCTGGCGCTTGCCGGTCAAGCCGCGACCGCGGCGCCCGCGCCGGCGCCGCCCCCGCCTGCACCGCCCCCGCCTGCACCGCCCCCGCCTGCACCGCAAAGTGCGCAGGCGCGCTTCGACGCCGCCAGCCTGGCCGCGGCCGAGGGGCGGTGCAGCGAGGCGGTGCGGGGTTTCGCGACGCTGACCGTCAGCCGCAACCCGCTGCTCGCCGCGACGGTGGACGTGCGCAACGGGCGCTGCCTGGTCGAGCTGGGGCGCGTCGACGAGGGCAAGGCGGCGATCGCGCGCGGGCTGCCGGTGCTGGTCGCGAAGGGCGAGGCGTTCACCGGCGACGTCTATGATGCGCATCTGACGCTGGGGCGCGCGGCGCAGCGCGGCTTCGACTATGACACCGCGGCACGCGAATATCGCACCGCGGTCGAACTGGTGAAGGGCGGCGCGCGCATCCCGGTGCTGCTGCGGCTGGCGCAGGTGACGATGTTCGACCGCGACGGGCGCGCGCTGGCCGCGGCGGAGGAGGCGCGCACGCTGGCGCTCGCCGAACCCGATCTCGGCAAGAAGAACCTCGCCGCGGTGCAGACCGTCCATGCGCGCGTGCTGCTCAACGAAGGCCGCACCAGGGAGGCCTATGCCGAGCTGAAGGACAGCCTGGCCAAGCAGGGCGGGCTGACCAGCCGCGTCGGCGCCTCCGACATCACCACGCGGTCCGACCTCGCGATCGCGGCGCTGAAGAACAAGGATCGCGACAATGCGCGGCTGTACCTTGCCTACACCGGCGCCGGGCGGATGCGCGACACGCCGTTCACCACCGCCGCGGCGATGAACCCGCCGGCGTGCGGCGAAGGCGGGCTGCTGCCAGAGGACGAAGCGATCGTCGAATTCTCGCTGGAGAGCGACGGGCATGTCGCGGGGGTCGCGCCGATCTACACCAACGGCGGGCGCGCCAAGGCGCTGGCGTTCGCACGCGCGGTCGCCGACTGGTCGTGGCGCGCCGAGGATGCCGCGAAGATCCCGCCGCTGTTCCGCTACACCACGCGCGTCGAGCTGCGCTGCGTGAAGGCCGATGGCGCGCCGGGCACGATGCGCCCGCTGGCGGAGGCGTTCGACGCGTGGCTGGCGGACAAGGGCGCGGGCACGCCGGCATGGGACGAACGGCCGGCGGCGCTGGCGCTGCCGATGCAGCGCGCCGCGCTGGCCGCGGCGACCGCGAAGCGCGACGCCGCCGCACAGCTGCAGGCCGCGCTGGCGCTGGGCGGCAACCCGGTGGTCGACGGGAAGGAGAAGCCGGCATTCTACGCGACCGCGCGCGCCGCGGCCGCGTCGCTGTCGCCGCCGGTGCCGGCGCGCACCTTCGTGGCGATCGCCGCGCCCGAGGATGACGACGAGCACGGCGACGCGCGGCGCACGCGACTGCGCACGCTGCTGGCGCAGCCCGACGTGGCGCGCGATCCGCTGTCGGCGGCGACGCTCAGGCTGCTGATCGCGCAGCCCGATTACCGCAAGGGGCCGCCCGCCGATGCCGGCGCGCTGCTGGCGGCGGTCAGCGGCGATGCGGCACTGCCCGCGCGTCACCCGCTGAAGATCGCGGCGTTGCTGGCGGAGGCGAACGTGCTGGCGGCAAAGGGCGACCTGCCCGGCGCGCGCGCGGTGTTCGACCGCACCGGGCTGACCGCCGAGCAATGCGCGACGATCGGGGTGCAGCCGGCGGTGCAGCGGATGAGCGCGGGGGCGAGCGACTTCCCGATGGAGGCGCAACGGCTGGGGTTCGAGGGCTGGGTGCGCACCGCGTTCGACATCGCCGCGGACGGGCGGACGGTCGCACCGCGCGCGGTGATCGCCTATCCGCCGTTCATCTTCGACGAAGCCGCCAACGGCATCATCCGCGGCGCACGCTTCAGCAGCACCTTCCGCCCCGAAGGCGCGCTGGCCTGTTCGGGGCAGCAGCAGTCGGTGCGGTTCCTGCTGCCGGGGGGATGA